From a single Polyangiaceae bacterium genomic region:
- a CDS encoding N-acetylmuramoyl-L-alanine amidase — protein MRHASWILLCLVAVLVGCAAPNLGDGEYEACELEPQTLSEPLSSGEDVASTQEALSSFSCGMKAATGYTSGKSFKIKVVTVDGKHVEWKTANAYLRMAKAAAKSGVQIRIVSGFRTMSEQQYLYNCYKSCSCNSCSLAATPGYSNHQSGHALDLNTSAPGVLSWLTKHGGSYGFKRTVPGEAWHWEWWGKDPGQGPCNGGTLKAKLTKRWSNARRYRGKAANYVVCAGKPMKLAFTFKNTGTAIWHDIDKRGSKVGSDVFLVTANGKKDKLTGKKRFSVRLNKNKHVHGDRKAKNCSSKNGCRKTTFIEGGVHAKAPKKTGVYTTRWRLRDYSKAWGKKSKGFGPKVQLKFKVVSCNQPKQECGCRVWCNDGKSHKLAASIDSAAACKSVAQTYCKPASYLSHSFQACAVDDNQAVGGGPQNGSESDPAADPGSDPTTDPSADPTTDPSADPTTDPSADPTDPDPNAEPPEDDETDPGALPAPEDEDTGLGIDEPDDPDFVDDGFPGYDENAEPRDGASCSVSTPGSPTSGAFLLLAALGAVLVVRRRRRRAFHGGLLALVALVVVGCGADASAPAPRASLSGDSPLVATFQDAEAESGVPAEMLATLSWLQARLSMNLSTESHEGPQEVGLMAIAGDKLNQSAEEARLEPSVVAVDARANVRAAAAWLAAEARREGLSPTTDSEWAPVLRAWGGDDVASATLRLLATGWDGSDDDGYGVSVTGSGAPEAEASGTAASQQELGYPGGKWSPAYSGNYTHASRGKSDIRYVVIHTTQGSYAGTINWFKNPAAKVSSHYVVRSHDGAITHMVDDKNIAWHDACFNSYSIGIEHEGFVESPKKWYTEAMYRSSARLTAWLCDKYGIPKDRTHILGHGDAPDCSDHTDPGSGWNWSEYMKLVKTGGKVKTLKAKAVKKWSNARRYRGKKADYVACAGDDLKLSFTFKNVGSAIWHDIKGRGKNVGSDVFLVTSNGKKDKLTGRVRYSLRNNKNQHVHGDRKAKNCSTQNGCRKTTFVKGGMKAKAPKKPGIYHSRWRLRDYSKAWGKKSHGFGPKVDLSLRVVSCNQPKQECGCRVWCSDGKSHKLAASIDSSAACKSIAKTYCAPSKYLSHSYQACAVDPTQPAPPSETQSDSGVDPDPGVDPEAEGDEDDPNGFVIDDTEDDPDVLPVEDDADFTDDGFDGDADRTPDLGSADGGCAISTPPAPASPLPIAAFLALGALVEIRRRARR, from the coding sequence ATGCGACACGCGTCCTGGATCCTCCTGTGCCTGGTAGCGGTACTCGTGGGCTGCGCGGCTCCCAACCTGGGAGACGGCGAATACGAGGCCTGTGAGCTCGAGCCCCAGACTCTGTCCGAGCCGCTCTCCTCGGGAGAAGACGTGGCCTCCACACAGGAAGCGCTGTCGTCCTTCAGCTGCGGCATGAAGGCAGCGACGGGCTACACGTCGGGCAAGTCCTTCAAGATCAAGGTCGTCACGGTGGACGGCAAGCACGTCGAGTGGAAGACGGCGAACGCCTACCTACGTATGGCCAAGGCGGCGGCCAAGAGCGGCGTGCAGATCCGTATCGTGAGCGGCTTTCGCACCATGAGCGAACAGCAGTACTTGTACAACTGCTACAAGAGCTGCAGCTGCAACAGCTGCTCCTTGGCGGCCACTCCGGGATACAGCAACCACCAGAGCGGCCACGCCCTGGACTTGAACACCAGCGCGCCCGGCGTGCTCTCCTGGCTCACGAAGCACGGCGGAAGCTACGGCTTCAAGCGCACGGTGCCGGGAGAAGCCTGGCACTGGGAGTGGTGGGGCAAAGATCCCGGTCAGGGTCCCTGCAACGGCGGCACGCTGAAAGCCAAGCTCACCAAGCGCTGGAGCAACGCGCGGCGCTACCGCGGCAAGGCCGCCAACTACGTCGTGTGCGCGGGCAAGCCCATGAAGCTCGCCTTCACCTTCAAGAACACCGGCACCGCCATCTGGCACGACATCGACAAGCGCGGCTCGAAGGTGGGCAGCGACGTCTTCCTGGTCACGGCCAACGGCAAGAAGGACAAGCTCACCGGCAAGAAGCGCTTCAGCGTGCGCCTCAACAAGAACAAGCACGTCCACGGCGATCGCAAGGCCAAGAACTGCAGCAGCAAGAACGGCTGCCGCAAGACCACTTTCATCGAGGGCGGCGTCCACGCCAAGGCGCCCAAGAAGACCGGCGTGTACACGACGCGCTGGCGGCTCAGGGACTACAGCAAGGCCTGGGGCAAGAAGTCGAAGGGCTTCGGCCCAAAGGTGCAGCTGAAGTTCAAGGTGGTGTCCTGCAACCAGCCCAAGCAGGAGTGTGGCTGCCGCGTGTGGTGCAACGACGGCAAGAGCCACAAGCTGGCCGCCAGCATCGACAGCGCCGCCGCCTGCAAGAGCGTGGCGCAGACCTACTGCAAGCCGGCCAGCTATCTCTCGCACAGCTTCCAGGCCTGCGCCGTGGACGACAACCAAGCCGTCGGCGGTGGGCCGCAGAACGGCAGCGAGTCGGACCCCGCAGCGGATCCCGGCAGCGATCCGACGACGGACCCGAGCGCCGATCCGACGACGGACCCGAGCGCCGATCCGACGACGGACCCGAGCGCTGATCCGACGGATCCGGATCCCAACGCCGAGCCGCCCGAGGACGACGAGACGGATCCCGGCGCGCTGCCGGCGCCCGAGGACGAGGACACGGGACTCGGCATCGACGAGCCGGACGACCCGGACTTCGTGGACGACGGCTTCCCGGGCTACGACGAGAACGCCGAACCGCGGGACGGCGCGAGCTGCAGCGTGTCGACACCGGGCAGCCCGACGAGCGGCGCGTTCCTGCTGCTCGCCGCACTGGGCGCCGTGCTCGTGGTGCGGCGCCGCCGGCGACGAGCATTCCACGGAGGACTCCTTGCGCTCGTGGCCCTCGTCGTCGTGGGCTGCGGCGCCGACGCCAGCGCGCCCGCGCCGCGCGCCAGCCTGAGCGGTGACTCACCCCTGGTGGCGACCTTCCAAGACGCCGAAGCCGAGAGCGGGGTGCCCGCCGAAATGCTCGCCACGCTCTCGTGGCTACAGGCGCGCCTCAGCATGAACCTCTCCACGGAAAGCCACGAAGGTCCCCAGGAGGTCGGCTTGATGGCGATCGCCGGGGACAAGCTAAACCAGAGCGCCGAAGAAGCGCGCCTCGAGCCCAGCGTGGTGGCCGTGGACGCCCGCGCCAACGTGCGCGCTGCCGCGGCGTGGCTCGCCGCCGAGGCGCGCCGCGAGGGCCTGTCCCCGACTACGGACTCCGAGTGGGCCCCGGTGCTCCGCGCCTGGGGCGGCGACGACGTGGCGAGCGCGACGTTGCGACTGCTGGCGACGGGTTGGGACGGCAGCGACGACGATGGCTACGGCGTTTCCGTGACGGGCAGCGGCGCACCGGAAGCCGAAGCCAGTGGTACCGCGGCGAGCCAACAAGAGCTCGGATATCCCGGCGGCAAGTGGAGCCCGGCCTACTCCGGGAACTACACCCACGCCTCACGCGGCAAGAGCGACATCCGTTACGTGGTGATCCACACCACGCAGGGTTCTTACGCGGGCACCATCAACTGGTTCAAGAACCCCGCAGCCAAGGTCAGCTCGCACTACGTGGTGCGTTCCCACGATGGCGCCATCACGCACATGGTGGACGACAAGAACATCGCCTGGCACGACGCGTGTTTCAACAGCTACTCCATCGGCATCGAGCACGAGGGCTTCGTGGAGTCGCCGAAGAAGTGGTACACGGAGGCGATGTACCGGTCGTCCGCCCGCCTCACGGCGTGGCTGTGCGACAAGTACGGCATCCCCAAGGATCGCACGCACATCTTGGGCCACGGCGACGCGCCGGACTGCAGCGATCACACCGACCCGGGCTCCGGCTGGAACTGGAGCGAGTACATGAAGCTCGTGAAGACGGGCGGAAAGGTGAAGACGCTCAAGGCCAAGGCCGTGAAAAAGTGGAGCAACGCGCGCCGCTACCGTGGCAAGAAAGCCGACTACGTCGCCTGCGCCGGAGACGACCTCAAGCTCTCCTTCACCTTCAAGAACGTGGGCAGCGCCATCTGGCACGACATCAAGGGTCGCGGAAAGAACGTGGGTAGCGACGTCTTCTTGGTGACCAGCAACGGCAAGAAGGACAAGCTCACCGGTCGCGTCCGCTACAGCTTGCGGAACAACAAGAACCAACACGTTCACGGCGACCGCAAGGCCAAGAACTGCAGCACCCAGAACGGCTGCCGCAAGACCACCTTCGTGAAGGGCGGCATGAAGGCCAAGGCCCCCAAGAAGCCGGGTATCTACCACTCGCGCTGGCGCCTGCGAGACTACAGCAAAGCCTGGGGAAAGAAGTCCCACGGCTTCGGCCCCAAGGTGGATCTCAGCCTGCGCGTCGTCTCCTGCAACCAACCGAAACAGGAGTGCGGTTGCCGCGTGTGGTGCAGCGACGGCAAGAGCCACAAGCTGGCCGCCAGCATCGACAGCTCCGCGGCGTGCAAGTCGATCGCCAAGACCTACTGCGCGCCCTCGAAGTACCTTTCCCACAGCTACCAGGCGTGCGCCGTGGATCCGACTCAACCGGCACCTCCGAGCGAGACCCAGTCGGACTCCGGTGTGGACCCGGACCCCGG